Proteins encoded in a region of the Stieleria neptunia genome:
- a CDS encoding response regulator, whose translation MSSLISKSPQTRKRPLQQLVQDRLAKRKAGGDGDGWSDPAKAIQTPRILCIDDDPEICRTLEMRLSGYQAEVLVAFFGTQGFWEAITDRPDLILMDVSMPSGDGRFVLESLRNNQATERIPVIVLTGMRDPDLRAEMLALGADSFLHKPIHFDVLLSEMQSYVELSKRPE comes from the coding sequence ATGTCAAGCCTGATCAGCAAGTCGCCCCAAACACGCAAACGCCCCTTGCAACAGTTAGTGCAGGACCGCTTGGCAAAGCGGAAGGCCGGCGGGGACGGTGACGGATGGAGCGATCCGGCGAAGGCGATACAGACACCACGGATCCTCTGCATCGACGACGACCCCGAGATTTGCCGCACGTTGGAAATGCGGCTGAGTGGCTATCAGGCGGAAGTTTTGGTCGCTTTCTTCGGCACGCAAGGTTTTTGGGAAGCGATCACCGATCGCCCCGACCTGATTCTGATGGATGTCTCCATGCCCAGTGGGGACGGACGGTTCGTGTTGGAATCCTTGCGGAACAACCAAGCGACCGAGCGAATTCCCGTGATTGTTTTGACGGGAATGCGTGACCCCGACTTGCGAGCGGAAATGCTGGCGTTGGGGGCGGACAGCTTCCTCCACAAACCGATCCATTTCGATGTCTTGCTCAGCGAAATGCAATCCTACGTTGAACTTTCCAAACGCCCCGAATAA
- a CDS encoding response regulator, whose amino-acid sequence MSNRTPTILVVEDDFVDLEIFKRRVPKCGLQVDILNATDGAAALQLLRSDRLTPEQREQLVVLLDINMPGMNGHQFLDEIRADETLRSTVIFVLTTSDHPRDVTRAYERNVAGYFLKSNVEGLLETLSSYLNNVRFPPAATLQTS is encoded by the coding sequence ATGAGCAATCGCACGCCGACAATCCTGGTCGTCGAAGACGACTTCGTCGATCTGGAAATCTTCAAACGGAGGGTGCCCAAATGCGGTCTGCAGGTCGACATCCTCAACGCGACCGATGGTGCCGCCGCGCTCCAGTTGCTGCGTTCGGACCGATTGACGCCGGAACAACGCGAACAGCTGGTCGTGTTGCTCGACATCAACATGCCGGGAATGAACGGCCATCAGTTCTTGGACGAAATCAGGGCCGACGAAACGCTGCGATCGACCGTCATTTTTGTGCTCACGACCTCGGATCACCCCCGCGACGTGACGCGTGCCTACGAACGAAATGTTGCCGGATATTTTCTGAAGTCAAACGTGGAGGGGCTGTTGGAAACGCTGTCCAGCTATCTGAACAACGTGAGATTCCCTCCTGCGGCAACGCTGCAAACCAGCTGA
- a CDS encoding sensor histidine kinase, producing MFQLSLKRKIYLGFGIILMLVFGNALAVYVGSKRITNEANRMSEIEAVNAVVLGLDRDVQELRLRADRFVYSGRQSQSDAAKEIFERLRVEIETATRQQTDPELVMLFGQINSRVTEYAKHFDSVIVERKIRQDLVEQQLPALARQIEERTARLSDQFSGFGVSDQNHLALVRSQSAFSRAEKFLLKYFENPDGELVAESIRAINQAVSQLAEMQVPGRQVEEIVQAIRDYEGVGLRAVQATRSYLFLRNVVIAGEESEVSYYSAQLRSQAEARREFIASELAATSRRVRLLSMGIVVTAVGLSLLIATRLALLIVTPISDLTKTFERLSSGEVLADVPGTERADEIGKMATAARIFSDQNQRTTELLQQSQTLGRELREKASQLQATNEELDSFAYVASHDLRSPLRGIKHLAQWIEEDVRDDLSSDGEVYLDNLQVRVGKLEVLLEDLLDFSRVGRINPPSEIVEVHSVLENIVDMVSNPQSIEVKWPDDLPVFETVRPPLEQVFMNLIGNAIKHNDKGRDGYVKVTWSRDDQRFRFSVHDNGPGIESTNFDRIFQMYQRVGDPTVEGSGMGLAIVKKQVEHFGGSIDVESALGRGTTFHFTWPCELATTSPEVFCGASI from the coding sequence ATGTTTCAGCTGTCGCTAAAACGAAAGATCTATCTCGGATTCGGCATCATTTTGATGTTGGTGTTCGGCAATGCGCTGGCGGTCTATGTCGGGTCCAAACGCATCACGAACGAAGCGAATCGGATGAGCGAGATCGAAGCGGTCAACGCCGTCGTACTCGGTCTGGACCGCGACGTTCAAGAGTTGCGTTTGCGGGCCGACCGGTTTGTGTATTCCGGCCGTCAGTCACAATCTGACGCCGCCAAAGAGATCTTTGAACGCTTGCGCGTCGAGATTGAAACGGCGACCAGGCAGCAGACGGATCCCGAATTGGTGATGCTGTTCGGACAGATCAACTCGCGCGTGACGGAATACGCCAAACACTTCGATTCGGTCATCGTCGAACGAAAAATCCGTCAAGACCTGGTCGAACAACAGTTGCCGGCGTTGGCCAGACAGATCGAAGAACGCACCGCGCGATTGTCCGACCAGTTTTCCGGATTCGGGGTCAGCGACCAGAACCATTTGGCCTTGGTGCGCTCCCAATCCGCCTTTTCCCGCGCCGAGAAGTTTCTGTTGAAGTACTTCGAGAATCCCGACGGCGAATTGGTCGCCGAGTCGATCCGAGCGATCAACCAAGCCGTGTCTCAATTGGCCGAAATGCAGGTTCCCGGCCGCCAAGTCGAAGAGATCGTTCAGGCGATACGGGACTATGAAGGCGTCGGATTGCGGGCGGTGCAAGCGACCCGCAGTTATCTGTTTCTTCGCAACGTGGTCATCGCCGGTGAGGAATCGGAGGTGTCGTACTACTCGGCACAACTGCGTTCCCAAGCCGAAGCACGGCGTGAATTCATCGCCTCGGAATTGGCGGCCACCTCACGTCGCGTCCGGCTGCTTTCCATGGGCATCGTCGTGACCGCCGTCGGATTGTCGTTGTTGATCGCAACCCGATTGGCACTGTTGATCGTGACTCCCATCTCGGATCTGACCAAGACGTTCGAGCGGCTGTCCAGTGGCGAAGTGTTGGCCGATGTGCCGGGGACCGAGAGGGCCGACGAGATCGGGAAAATGGCCACGGCGGCACGCATTTTTAGTGACCAAAACCAGCGGACAACCGAACTGTTGCAGCAGTCGCAGACGCTCGGACGTGAACTCCGCGAAAAAGCTTCGCAGCTGCAGGCGACCAACGAAGAACTCGACAGCTTTGCCTACGTGGCCTCGCACGATTTGCGTTCACCGCTGCGCGGGATCAAACACCTGGCCCAGTGGATCGAAGAGGATGTTCGCGACGACCTGTCCAGCGACGGCGAAGTCTATCTGGATAATCTGCAAGTCAGGGTCGGCAAACTGGAAGTCCTGCTGGAGGACCTGTTGGATTTCTCACGCGTCGGCAGAATCAATCCGCCGTCGGAGATCGTCGAAGTTCACTCGGTGCTTGAGAACATTGTCGACATGGTCAGCAATCCGCAATCGATTGAAGTCAAGTGGCCGGATGATCTGCCGGTGTTCGAAACCGTCCGGCCGCCTCTGGAACAGGTGTTTATGAATCTGATCGGCAACGCGATCAAGCACAACGACAAAGGACGAGATGGCTACGTCAAAGTGACTTGGTCAAGGGACGACCAGCGGTTTCGATTCTCCGTGCACGACAACGGCCCCGGGATCGAATCGACCAACTTCGATCGTATCTTTCAGATGTATCAGCGTGTCGGTGATCCCACGGTGGAAGGCAGCGGCATGGGGCTGGCGATCGTCAAGAAGCAAGTCGAACATTTTGGCGGCAGCATTGACGTGGAATCAGCTCTCGGCCGCGGAACCACGTTTCATTTTACCTGGCCTTGTGAATTAGCGACAACGTCCCCCGAAGTCTTCTGTGGAGCATCAATATGA
- a CDS encoding ABC transporter substrate-binding protein yields the protein MKQSRRTVLASAATAAAALAAAPHRVFGTAPYGFVRQQRTLRVLGTHVTLQQPIRERAEKDLGIKLHFHPSGSASVLHQASTRPESFDLYEQWSNSIRVLWQAGSIQPLDTSRLVYWDEINSLTKTGKLTPHGRIGAGDAPNQLLYVQRDGSLAARETKRISFLPYVHNVDSFAYDASVVPRGVAYQTESWGWLLDPRWAGRVALCNEPTIGLFDVALAAQSKGLIEFDDIGNLSKAEITALFRILVGLRREGHFRGVWNSVPRSVELMRGGEAVIESMFSPGVSALRADNIDCVYAAPKEGYRAWHGVMCLSAAASPTAQDAAYEYMNWWLSGWPGAFIARQGYYISNPQRSRREMTEPEWDYWYAGKRAATDLRGTDGRVVVRRGETRTGGSYERRFSNVAVWNTVMENYEYTLSAWNEFLTAN from the coding sequence ATGAAGCAAAGTCGACGAACCGTACTCGCCAGTGCCGCCACCGCCGCGGCCGCGCTGGCCGCTGCGCCGCACCGTGTCTTTGGCACGGCTCCCTACGGATTCGTCAGACAGCAACGCACGCTGCGGGTGTTGGGCACGCACGTGACGCTTCAGCAGCCGATCCGCGAGCGAGCGGAAAAGGACTTGGGGATCAAGCTGCACTTTCATCCCAGTGGCAGCGCATCGGTCCTGCATCAGGCATCGACGCGTCCGGAGTCGTTTGATCTGTACGAACAGTGGTCCAACAGCATCCGGGTGCTCTGGCAGGCCGGTTCGATTCAGCCCCTGGATACCTCGCGGCTGGTTTACTGGGACGAAATCAACAGCCTGACCAAGACGGGAAAGCTGACACCACACGGTCGAATCGGTGCCGGTGACGCCCCGAACCAGTTGCTTTACGTCCAACGCGACGGATCCTTGGCGGCACGGGAAACCAAGCGGATCAGCTTTCTGCCCTATGTCCACAACGTCGACTCCTTCGCCTACGACGCGTCGGTGGTGCCGCGCGGCGTGGCGTACCAGACGGAGAGTTGGGGTTGGTTGTTGGATCCCCGTTGGGCCGGTCGCGTCGCGCTGTGCAATGAGCCGACGATCGGACTGTTTGACGTCGCCCTGGCGGCCCAGTCCAAGGGGCTGATCGAATTCGACGACATCGGCAACCTTTCCAAAGCGGAGATCACCGCGCTGTTTCGAATCCTGGTCGGGCTGCGCCGCGAGGGACATTTTCGTGGCGTTTGGAACAGCGTGCCCCGCTCGGTCGAACTGATGCGTGGCGGCGAAGCGGTGATCGAAAGCATGTTCTCCCCCGGCGTGTCTGCCCTTCGCGCCGACAACATTGATTGCGTCTACGCGGCCCCCAAGGAAGGCTATCGCGCCTGGCACGGTGTGATGTGTCTTTCCGCGGCCGCCTCGCCCACCGCACAAGACGCGGCGTACGAGTACATGAACTGGTGGTTGTCCGGTTGGCCGGGCGCGTTTATCGCACGCCAGGGCTACTACATTTCCAATCCCCAGCGGTCCCGCCGCGAAATGACCGAGCCGGAGTGGGACTATTGGTACGCCGGCAAACGCGCCGCGACGGATTTGCGGGGCACCGACGGACGCGTCGTCGTGCGCCGTGGCGAAACCCGCACCGGCGGTTCCTACGAACGACGTTTCAGCAATGTCGCCGTCTGGAACACCGTGATGGAAAACTATGAGTACACGTTGAGCGCTTGGAATGAATTTCTGACCGCGAACTAA